The DNA segment ATTAAAGCTAGAATCAGATATCCATATTGTTCTAATGGATATTATGATGCCTGTTATGGATGGTTATCAAGCCATTGAAGAAATTAGAAAAGATAAACAGTTTAAAAACTTACCAATTATTGCCTTAACTGCCAAAGCAATGAGCGATGATAAGGAAAAATGTATACAAGCGGGTGCAAATGATTATATTGCAAAACCGATTGATGTCGATCAGCTAATATCCATGATGAAAGTATGGTCGGCTAAATCATGATTGAAAGAAATGATATCGAGATAGTTGAAGTTGATTTACTACTTCATGCAATTGAAAAAGCCTATGGTTATGATTTTAGGCATTATGCTAAGTCCTCTTTAAAAAGACGACTTAATTTATTTATGGATAATTATCAGATTACATCCTATATACATTTAACGGATATCATATTGCATAATAGTGACTTATTTGAGGAGTTGTTAAAACACCTATCGATTACTGTCACTGCCATGTTTAGAGATCCATTATTTTACCGCTCATTTAAAGAAAATATACTGCCTGTACTAAAAACATATCCCTTTGTTAAAATATGGAGTGCCGGTTGTGCGACAGGCGAAGAAATCTACTCACTTGCTATTTTACTACATGAAGAAGGCTTTTTAGAAAAAACAACGCTTTATGCAACAGACTTTAACAACCAAGCATTAAATATTGCCAAAAAAGGTATTTACTCAACCGAACATATGAAAAAATTTATTGATAATTATAATCAATTTGGCGGCAAAAAAAGCTTTTCAAACTACTACACCGCTAAATATGATGCTATTAAATTACATGATTTTTTAAAAGACTCAATTGCATTTGCTAATCATAATCTTGTCACTGATAGATCCTTTGGTGAAATGAATGTTATTCTGTGTAGAAATGTAATGATTTATTTTGATAATGATTTAACAAACAAAGTCTTATCTTTATTTAAACATAGCTTATGCCACCGTGGTTTTTTATGTATAGGAACTAAAGAGACATTACAATTTTCACAAGTAGAAAATGATTTTGATGTCATCGATAAACAAATGAAAATCTATCAAAAGAGGTAAAAATGAAATATCAGGCAGTTGTTATTGGTGCTTCTGCAGGTGGCTTAAATGCTTTTAGTGAAGTTTTGACAGAGCTTTCGAAAGACTTTAGTTTACCTATTTTTATTGTTCAGCATTTAATGGAAAATGATGATAGTTACTTAGCAACGCATCTCAATCAGATTACTCAAGGTAGAACAGTCATTGAAGCCTGTGATAAAGAGATCATTCAAAAAAATACGATTTATGTTGCACCGCCTGGCTATCATATGTTAATTGAAAATAAAGCTGCCATTGCATTATCTTTAGAGCCACCAGTTAATTATTCAAGACCATCAATTGATCTATTATTTAGCTCTGCCTGTGATGTTTATAAAAATCAATTAATTGCAATTTTATTAACAGGAGCCAACCAAGACGGCTCAATCGGACTTAAATTAATCAATCAAACTGGTGGTATGTGCATTGTTCAAGATCCTAAATCTGCCTCAGCACCAATGATGCCTGAATCTGCTATCATTAAAGTACCTAGAGCTAAAGTCATGCAATTAGTAGAAATCACACAGTGGTTGAATCAAATGGAGATGAAAAATGGATAGTAAATCTCACTTTAAAAAATCAAATATATTAATTGTTGATGACTTAGAAGATAATTTAGTTGCTATGGTTGAGGCATTAGAGGGCATTGATGCCAACTTGATCACAGCTAACTCAGGTGAAAAAGCACTCGAATTGATGATTGATGAAGAATTTGCCGTTGTGTTAATGGATGTACAAATGCCACGTATGGGTGGTTTTGAAACAGCTGAACTAATGAGAAAAAATAAGCGCACCAGAGGTATCCCAATTATCTTTGTCACAGCGATATCTAAAGAGCAACAATATGTATTTCAAGGCTATGAAGCAGGTGCAGTCGACTATCTATTTAAACCGATTGAAACACATATTTTAAAATCAAAAATCCAGATTTTTCTTAATATCTACCAACAGAAAAACACAGAAATCTTACAAACTGTCAGTGAATTACGTATCGTAAAAAGAGAATTAAAAGAGAAAAATCAAGAATTATCAAAGCTTGCTTTAAATGACCCATTAACATCGATTGCCAACCGTAGACAGTTTGAAACAGATTTAGAAAAACAAATTGCTTATGCTAAAGATCATACTGATGAGCAATTTGCAGTTATTTTCCTTGATTTAGATGATTTTAAATCGATTAATGATACCTTAGGTCATCCTATTGGTGATCAATTATTACAACATATTGGCAAATTATTAACTGAAAATACACGAAAGGAAGATTATCAAGGACGTTTAGGTGGTGATGAGTTTGCCATTATAGTTACTCACCTTAATAAAGCTTCAGATGCGCTAAAAACAGCTAATTTAATTAAATCTGTCATAGATCAAAACATTGAAATTGATGGTCACTTAATTTATACCTCATTTAGTATGGGTATTGCCTGTTATCCATCTGCAGGCAATACCTCAAAAGAGTTAATGCATAATGCTGATATTGCTATGTATCATGCAAAAGCTTTAGGTAAAAACCAGATTTGTTATTTTACAGATGATTTACAAGATAAATACTTAGCTCAGCTAGAGCTTGAAACGCTAATTAAAGAAGCAGTTAATCAGTGTGCTTTTGAATTAATTTATCAACCTATTTTTAATTTAGAAACTAAAAATCCTTATGGCATTGAAATATTACTTCAATGTAAACACGCCAAACTTCAAAGTATTCAACCGAATGTATTGATGTCTATTGCTGAAAATATTGGCATCTCTGAAACCATTGGTAACTGGTTAATCAATCAAGCACTGCTTAAAGTTCAATCACTTTATGATCAAGGCTATGATGACTTATTTTTTACAATCAATTTCTCTACAAAACAATTATTACATCCAACCTTTTTTACTAAACTTAATCAAGCACTTTGTCAGTACTCATTCCCTAAAAAACTTTTAATGCTAGAGTTAAATGAAAGTGCTTTAATTACATTTAAACAAAATGATCACTCGCTTTTATACCAATTAAATAAGTTAGGCATTAATATCATCCTTAATAAATTTGGTACTGGTTATTCTTCTTTAATCAAGCTACAAGAAATACCCTTTTTCGCATTAAAAATAGATGCCTCATTTATTCAAGGAATTGGTGACAATAACAGTGCTGAAATGATTATTAAAGCCATTATTTCAGTAGCTAAAAATTTAAATATAGAAATTATTGCCGAAGGCCTTCAATCGGATCAACAACTAAAGTTCTTAGAAGCAAATCACTGCTTATTTGTTCAAGGAAATTTATTTCAATCACCTTTAAATGCTGAACAATTAACGATATTTTTGGAAGCTTATAATGAATAGTCATAAATTCACAGATTTAATTGAGACACCTAAAATATTAATTGTAGATGACGATGTAAAAAATCGATTTGCATTTACTGAGGTACTAGAAGATATCAACTGTGAATTATTTGAAGCAGACTGTGGTGAAATTGCATTAAATTTAATCACTCAGCATCAGTTTGCATTAATTCTTTTAGATGTACAAATGCCGAAAATGGACGGCTTTGAAGTAGCAAACTTAATTAAAAAACATAAATGTACACAAGATATACCGATTATCTTTGTTACAGCTTTCAGTAAGGATCAACAATATATCCGTTACGGGCATGAACTAGGTGCTGTCGATTATATTGTTAAACCTATTGATCCCTTTGTACTAACCAGCAAAGTATCAGTCTACCTTGATCATTATCGACATAATAAAATTATGGAAAATCAATTATCTAATCTAGATATGATACAAAAAGATTTATCACGCACAAATACTGAATTAGAAAAAATAGCTAAATATGATGCTTTAACAGGTTTGTATAATCGCCTAGGATTCGATGAATTTATTGAAAAAAGTATCACAAATGCCAAAAACCAACAACAAGTATTTTGTATGATGTTTATGGATTTAGATAAGTTTAAATCCGTTAATGATCAGTTTGGTCATGATATTGGTGATCAATTACTCGTACTTGTCAGTCATAGATTTCAAAAAACGCTCACTTCCACAATACATTTTTTACCTGTGAAAAGTGATTATGCCATTGCACGCTTAGGTGGTGATGAATTTGCCATTATATTAAATAATATTACAAAGACTCACTACGTTGGTAGAGTTGCTGAATGTTTAATAGATGCTTTTAGACTACCGTTTTTAATCAATCAACATGAATTAAGTATAGGCTTAAGCATCGGCATTGCTTTTTATCCAGACTCTGGCACAACGGTTGAATCAATTATTAAAAGTGCAGATACAGCAATGTATCGTGCTAAAAATAATACTAATGATACATTTTATTTTTTCAATCAAGCCATGCAAGATGACTATCAATTTTATAAAACAGTTGAATCTGGTATTCAACAAGCATTGGATAATAATGAATTTTATTTAGCCTACCAACCAATTTATCTATTAAATACTCAAACAATTGTTGGCGCAGAAATTTTATGTCGCTGGCAACACCCTAAATTAGGTGATATCCCACCAGATACCTTTATTCCTATTGCTGAAGAAATCGATTTAATTAAACCCCTAGGGCATTGGATTTTTAAAACTGCTTCACAAGAAATAGCAACGATTGATAAAACACTATGTAATAAACTATTTTTTGCAATTAATACGTCAATTAAACAGTTTGATGATCATAGTTACCTTACATTTATTCAAGAGCAGATCAAATTACATAATCTACCAAGTCATATTTTTGAAATTGAATTAACAGAATCCACACTGACAACTAATTCATTAAACTTTGATAAAACAGTCAATGAACTTGCTAAACTTGGTGTACGTATTAGTATCGATGATTTTGGCTCTGGTTACTCATCACTTAAACGACTACATAATTTAGCTATTTCAATTTTAAAAATTGATCAGTCTTTTATGAAAGAAATACACACAAACCATCAACAAAGAAATATGATAATCACAATCTTAGATTTGGCTAAAAACCTTAATTTAGAGGTGATTGCTGAAGGAATAGAAACTAAAGAACAATTAGACTTTTTAAAAGAACATCACTGTCAATATGGGCAAGGATTTTATTTTTCAAAACCTCTAATCTTTAAGGAATTTATTAAATTATTAAAATAAACTATTGTTTTTTAAGTTATTTTTCCAAAACTTACTCGAGGCAATCCGCCTAAATCAGGATAAGTTTTGACATGACAAAATTCTTCATCGCATAATTTTTCTCTGATGATTTGATCTTGCAAATAACCATGCTCTAAAAAAATACTCCCTTGTGGCTTTAAATAGTTTTTCGATTGCTTAATAATTGCAAATAAGTCTTCTAAACCATTGTTTTTTGAGTATAATGCATGATGTGGTTCATATTTTTTTACATTTGCTTCAACTGCTTGATCAGATCTATCAATATAAGGTGGATTGGCGATAATAATATCAAAGTGCATAGACTGTGTTACTGCACTAAACCAATCAGATGCAAATAAAGATACATTGTCTAATCCTAAGTGTTGGCAATTTTTTTGCGTAATAGATAATGCTTTAAGGCTTATATCTGTTGCCAAAACTAAAAAATTTTTTCGCTCTTTTGCGATTGCTAAAGCTAGAGCACCACTACCACAACCTAAGTCAATTAAAGTTTTTGTATCATTTTTATCTGGATAGGTTTCTAAAACAGCTTCAACGAGTATCTCGCTATCACTTCTTGGAATTAACACAGATGAATCAACATATAATTCAAAATCCCAAAAAGCTTGTTTATTAATTAAATAAGCAATGGGTTCACCTTGTAATGCTCGATTAATCAAAATTTCCAGTTGATTATATTCTACTAAAGTTAATTGCGTTTCAGGATAAGCCTTTAAAAACGTACGCTCTTTTTGTAGGACAAAGCTTAATAATACTTCTATATCTAAATAAGGTGATGTAGATATTTTTTTAAACTGATTAATCCAAGTTGATATAACTTCTTCAATGCTCATCATATAATTAACTAAACTGTGCTAATAGATCAGCCTGATGCTCTTGTAGGAGTGGCTGAATAACACAATCTAAATCACCTTGAATAATTTCTTCTAATTTATAAAGTGTTAGATTAATTCTATGATCACTGACTCGCCCTTGCGGATAATTATAGGTACGGATACGCTCAGAACGATCACCACTACCAACTAATGATTTTCTAGCTTGTGCTTGCTCTTGACGTTGTTGATCTTGCTCTTTTTGTAACAATCTTGCTTTTAACACTGACATCGCTTGTGCTTTATTTTTATGTTGCGAGCGTTGATCTTGACATTCAACAACAAGCCCTGTCGGTAGATGTGTAATACGAATTGCTGAGTCTGTTTTATTGACATGCTGACCACCGGCACCCGATGCTCTAAAGGTATCAATTTTTAAATCATTGGTATTAATATCAATGGCATCAATCTCTTGTGCTTCAGGCATAATTGCAACCGTACAAGCTGAGGTATGCACTCGCCCTTGCGACTCAGTAACTGGCACACGTTGCACACGATGAGCACCTGATTCAAATTTTAATTGCGAATAGACTTTTTCACCGGATATCTTAGCAATGACTTCTTTATAACCACCATGTTCACCAAAACTTTCACTGACAATTTCAACACGCCAACCTTTAATTTCAGCATAACGACTATACATACGAAATAAGTCCCCTGCAAAAATAGCCGCTTCATCACCGCCTGTGCCCGCCCTTACTTCAAGGAATACATTGGCCCGGTCATTTGGGTCAGAAGGCAATAATAAAATCTGTAACTGTCCTTCTAAAGTTTCCATAGATGCTTTCGCTTGATCAAGTTCTTCTTGTGCAAGCATAGCCATTTCTTTATCTGATTCAGTGAGCATTTCTTGTGCTTGCGTATAGTCACTTTCAGCGTTTTGATAGTCACTAAATGTTTTAACTAATTCTTCTAAATCTGCATACTCTTGAGATAATTGACGAAATTGATTCTGATCATTAATCACATCAGCATCACTTAATAATGCACTTAATTCTTGATGGCGATCAAGCAGGTTTTCTAATTTTAGACGAATACTTTCTTTCATAAATACAACTTATTTTTTGTTTAAGATTGATTATCAGAGTCAAGACCAAATAATTCAGAAGCATTATCCAAAAGCTCATCATGTCCTAAAACAGCGGCTTTACGCATTGAGATACTTGGTTGATGCAGCCATTTATTTTTAAGGCTGTGTACTAATTGAGTTAATACTTCATAAGGGTCACTACCATTATCTAGGCGCTTTAGACTTTTATGTAATTCATTTAAAGCTAATTGATCTGTACTTTTACGTAATGCTTTAATTCTATGAACTCTTGCTTTATAGCGTAATTTTTCTAAATAATCATCCACCATCTGATCAATTAAGCGCTCAGCATAAAGCGATGCTTTTTGACGTAATTGTTTATTTTCTTTAATGATTTGATTTAAATTATCAATACCATAGAGTGTAATTGAGTTTAATTGATTTAAATTAGGGTCAATACTTCTTGGAACTGATAAGTCAATCAATAGCTTAGTTAGTTGAGATGATTCTAATAAATTAAGTAATTGACTATTAATAATATATTCTTTAGCACCAACAGCTGATATCACTAAATCAGCACAAGAAAGTAATTCAGGTAATTTAGTTAAAGGTTGATATTCTGCTTTAACTTTTTCTGCTACAAGCTTTGCCTTATCCAAGGTACGATTAAGAATAATCATTCGATTAGGCTTCATATTAAAAATATGTCGCGCAACTAATTGAGCAGTTTCACCTGCACCAATAATCAATACTGTTTTATCAGTTAAAGTTTCTAAGTAATGTTTTTTCGCTAAATGCGCGGCTGAAAAAGCTACAGAGACAGGACACTTACCAATATCGGTGCGACGTCGAATCGCTTTTGCTGCTAATAAAGCTTGCTCAAAAAACTGCCCTAAATGACCCAATAAATACTTATTTTCTAATGCGCTTAAATAGCTTTGTCTAACCTGACCTAAAATTTGTGGCTCGCCAAGAATCATCGATTCTAAGCCTGAAGCAGTTCGCATTAAATGTCGTAGTGCATCAATTTCATCTCGAGTTGTTATATACGCCTGATACGCTTTAGAGACATTTTTTGCCTGTAACCACCATTGAATAAGCACTTCTTTTGGAAATTGACTTACAATATACAACTCAGTTCGATTGCAAGTTGACAGAATAGCAATTTCCTCAACTAAGTTTGCATTGAGTAATTCTTCTTGCGCAAGTATTGCCTGATCCTTTCTAAAAGAAAGCATCTCTCTAACTGCGACTGAAGCATGGTGATAATCAATACCAAGCATATATAAATGAACTGAAGCCATATCACTAAAAATCTATTTATTAAACTTACCGACCGTTTAGTTTTTTAAACATTGGCCAGTTACTGGTTGCTAATTTTATCATATTTTTTCCAAAACTAAAGTTTTAGACAGATTTTGCTTAAATATAAGTATAAAAAACCTTTAACCTATCAAGGTAGTTAAGCTAAATTAAAAGTAAAATGGCGCTGTAAATAGCTTGACGCTAGCAATTATTATTGCTTAAGATGGTTCACAATGATTTTTTTATTAAAACTTGTAGGAGAGATCACATAATGAAAAAACTATCCCTTATCACAGCTGCATTAAGTGCCATTGCGCTTAGTGGTTCAGCTTTTGCAGCAACAGCTAGTAATGATGCTAGTTCAACAGCATTTAAAACACAGATGGATAAAGTAAGCTATACGATTGGTTATAAAATCGGTAAAAGTACTAAAGAGCAAGATATTAATCTAAACGATAGTCTATTTATCCAAGGCTTCCAAGCTGCAACAAAAGGTACAACACCTGCAATTTCAGAAGCAGATATGCAAACAGTTATGCAAGACTTTCAAAAGCAAATGATGCAAAAAGCTTTAGAAAAGCAAAAAGAATTAGCTGATACCAATGCTAAAACTTCAGAAGCATATATGGCTAAAGTTACCAAAGAAAGTGGTGTTGAAAAATTAACTAATGGTGTTTACTACAAAGTTGATACAAAAGGTACTGGTAAAGTAATGCCTACTGCCGATGATCAAGTTGTTGTCACTTATAAGGGCATGTTACCTGATGGTAAAGTTTTTGACCAAACACAAGCAGGTAAAACAGCTACATTCCCAGTCAGTGGTGTTATCCCTGGTTTTAAATCAGCATTAGAAAAAATGACTGTTGGTTCATCTTGGACTGTTTATATTGCACCAGATCAAGCCTATGGTAAGTATGCACCACCAATGATTGGTCCAAACCAAGCGTTAACCTTTAAAGTAACTCTAAAAGATATCAAACCTGCTACAGCAGCTGCAAAAGCAGACATAGCGAAAAAAGTAGCACAATAAACTTTGTGTTACTTTTTTAAATTCTAATTTTATTTATCCAAAAATATTATAACTGTTCACTGATTGAGTACCTTCATTTATTAGTGGACAAGGATCTTCATTTTTTTTATCTTGTACGCATAAAAAGACTAAACGATCAACTGTAGTTTTTCCCTGTTTTTGTTGAACGGTTCTAAAGTCAATTCCATCTCCACATACTAAATAAGCACCAATTGAGCTACTATTTCCAACAATAGTACATCTCTGAAGCGTTTTAGAAAAATGAACACTATAGTGACCACTTGTAGCACTTTTAATATCATCAAACTGTGTCTTTTTACCAAAACCATCATAAAATGTAATATCCCCCAAGCCAATTGAAACAGGTGATGTATCACCTGCAATTGGATGTGGTGGCGGGGTTGCGGCATCAACATTAACATCCATCTTAATAGTTAAATCATCTGAACTTTCAAACCAAATATCACGACAATTATGACTTTTATTATCTTCTGTATAACAAGCAGCTGATGTCACCTTTATAACAGAACTTGCCGATGATACTTTTGTACTCCATTTACCATTATTATTCTTCTTATGCTCAATTTTTACTATGCCAGCACTTCTGCCTGCACCAATAAAATTCAATGATAAATCAACTTCTTTTTCTGCGCCATCGCAAGTACCAGCCCAAGTGTTTTTGTCTTCAAAATTGAATAGGCCATTTTGTAAATTATTATTTTTTAAGCCTTCGATGGAAAAAGGTAAGCCACTAATACTATTAATGCAGGTGGTTGAGTCTTTTTTTATATCGACAGAGTATGCTGATCTATTAAATATTTGTACTTTATAATTTGCCGAAGCATATACATTACTATAAATGAATAAAATACTAAGTGTAAAAATTTGAATTATTTTCAAGGCAAACCCCTTCTTAAATTATTATATTTTTAAGTTATCATTTCATCAAAATATAATAATCAGATAGTAACAAACAAAATACCTCATAAAATAAGGTATCTCTTTTTTGAATAAGCCTTGACCGATTGATCAATCCTGGGATAATTAAGCTTAAAAAGAGGTAATTCATGCGTATTATTACTTTTAATGCCAATGGCATTCGAGCAGCAGCAAGAAAAGGTTTTTTTGATTGGTTTGAAAAGCAGAATGCTGACTTTTTATGCATTCAAGAGACTAAAGCACAGCGTGATCAACTAGATGATCCAATTTACCACCCTAAAGGTTATTACAATTACTTTTTTGATGCTGAAAAAAAAGGTTACAGTGGTGTTGCAATTTATAGTCGAATTAAACCTAAAAATGTTATTACCGGCTTAGATATTCATTGGGCCGATACAGAAGGTCGATATATTCAACTTGATTTTGAGAATTTTAGTATTGCTTCTTTATACTTACCATCAGGATCTAGTAAAGATGAACGTCAAGTTATCAAAATGCAATTTTTAGAGAAATATCAATCGATTTTAGAACAACAAATCAATGATAAAGACAATATGATTATCTGTGGTGATATTAATATTGTCCATAAAGAAATTGATATTAAAAATTTTAAAAGCAATCAAAAAAACTCTGGCTGCTTACCTGAAGAGCGTGCTTGGCTTGATTATGTTTTTGATGAAATTGGCTGGGTTGATGCGTTTCGAGTAGTTAACACCGAAAAAGATCAATATACCTGGTGGTCAAACCGAGGGCAAGCAAGAGCAAATAATGTCGGTTGGCGAATAGACTATCAATGGACTACCCCTAATTTAAAATCAAAAATAGTAGATGCCTGTGTTTACAAACAACAGTGGTTTTCAGATCATGCACCACTAACATTAGATTATCAATTTGATGTTAATTAA comes from the bacterium SCSIO 12844 genome and includes:
- a CDS encoding protein-glutamate O-methyltransferase CheR — translated: MIERNDIEIVEVDLLLHAIEKAYGYDFRHYAKSSLKRRLNLFMDNYQITSYIHLTDIILHNSDLFEELLKHLSITVTAMFRDPLFYRSFKENILPVLKTYPFVKIWSAGCATGEEIYSLAILLHEEGFLEKTTLYATDFNNQALNIAKKGIYSTEHMKKFIDNYNQFGGKKSFSNYYTAKYDAIKLHDFLKDSIAFANHNLVTDRSFGEMNVILCRNVMIYFDNDLTNKVLSLFKHSLCHRGFLCIGTKETLQFSQVENDFDVIDKQMKIYQKR
- a CDS encoding chemotaxis protein CheB, with translation MKYQAVVIGASAGGLNAFSEVLTELSKDFSLPIFIVQHLMENDDSYLATHLNQITQGRTVIEACDKEIIQKNTIYVAPPGYHMLIENKAAIALSLEPPVNYSRPSIDLLFSSACDVYKNQLIAILLTGANQDGSIGLKLINQTGGMCIVQDPKSASAPMMPESAIIKVPRAKVMQLVEITQWLNQMEMKNG
- a CDS encoding EAL domain-containing protein, giving the protein MDSKSHFKKSNILIVDDLEDNLVAMVEALEGIDANLITANSGEKALELMIDEEFAVVLMDVQMPRMGGFETAELMRKNKRTRGIPIIFVTAISKEQQYVFQGYEAGAVDYLFKPIETHILKSKIQIFLNIYQQKNTEILQTVSELRIVKRELKEKNQELSKLALNDPLTSIANRRQFETDLEKQIAYAKDHTDEQFAVIFLDLDDFKSINDTLGHPIGDQLLQHIGKLLTENTRKEDYQGRLGGDEFAIIVTHLNKASDALKTANLIKSVIDQNIEIDGHLIYTSFSMGIACYPSAGNTSKELMHNADIAMYHAKALGKNQICYFTDDLQDKYLAQLELETLIKEAVNQCAFELIYQPIFNLETKNPYGIEILLQCKHAKLQSIQPNVLMSIAENIGISETIGNWLINQALLKVQSLYDQGYDDLFFTINFSTKQLLHPTFFTKLNQALCQYSFPKKLLMLELNESALITFKQNDHSLLYQLNKLGINIILNKFGTGYSSLIKLQEIPFFALKIDASFIQGIGDNNSAEMIIKAIISVAKNLNIEIIAEGLQSDQQLKFLEANHCLFVQGNLFQSPLNAEQLTIFLEAYNE
- a CDS encoding EAL domain-containing protein, whose product is MNSHKFTDLIETPKILIVDDDVKNRFAFTEVLEDINCELFEADCGEIALNLITQHQFALILLDVQMPKMDGFEVANLIKKHKCTQDIPIIFVTAFSKDQQYIRYGHELGAVDYIVKPIDPFVLTSKVSVYLDHYRHNKIMENQLSNLDMIQKDLSRTNTELEKIAKYDALTGLYNRLGFDEFIEKSITNAKNQQQVFCMMFMDLDKFKSVNDQFGHDIGDQLLVLVSHRFQKTLTSTIHFLPVKSDYAIARLGGDEFAIILNNITKTHYVGRVAECLIDAFRLPFLINQHELSIGLSIGIAFYPDSGTTVESIIKSADTAMYRAKNNTNDTFYFFNQAMQDDYQFYKTVESGIQQALDNNEFYLAYQPIYLLNTQTIVGAEILCRWQHPKLGDIPPDTFIPIAEEIDLIKPLGHWIFKTASQEIATIDKTLCNKLFFAINTSIKQFDDHSYLTFIQEQIKLHNLPSHIFEIELTESTLTTNSLNFDKTVNELAKLGVRISIDDFGSGYSSLKRLHNLAISILKIDQSFMKEIHTNHQQRNMIITILDLAKNLNLEVIAEGIETKEQLDFLKEHHCQYGQGFYFSKPLIFKEFIKLLK
- the prmC gene encoding peptide chain release factor N(5)-glutamine methyltransferase — encoded protein: MSIEEVISTWINQFKKISTSPYLDIEVLLSFVLQKERTFLKAYPETQLTLVEYNQLEILINRALQGEPIAYLINKQAFWDFELYVDSSVLIPRSDSEILVEAVLETYPDKNDTKTLIDLGCGSGALALAIAKERKNFLVLATDISLKALSITQKNCQHLGLDNVSLFASDWFSAVTQSMHFDIIIANPPYIDRSDQAVEANVKKYEPHHALYSKNNGLEDLFAIIKQSKNYLKPQGSIFLEHGYLQDQIIREKLCDEEFCHVKTYPDLGGLPRVSFGKIT
- the prfA gene encoding peptide chain release factor 1, which translates into the protein MKESIRLKLENLLDRHQELSALLSDADVINDQNQFRQLSQEYADLEELVKTFSDYQNAESDYTQAQEMLTESDKEMAMLAQEELDQAKASMETLEGQLQILLLPSDPNDRANVFLEVRAGTGGDEAAIFAGDLFRMYSRYAEIKGWRVEIVSESFGEHGGYKEVIAKISGEKVYSQLKFESGAHRVQRVPVTESQGRVHTSACTVAIMPEAQEIDAIDINTNDLKIDTFRASGAGGQHVNKTDSAIRITHLPTGLVVECQDQRSQHKNKAQAMSVLKARLLQKEQDQQRQEQAQARKSLVGSGDRSERIRTYNYPQGRVSDHRINLTLYKLEEIIQGDLDCVIQPLLQEHQADLLAQFS
- a CDS encoding glutamyl-tRNA reductase codes for the protein MASVHLYMLGIDYHHASVAVREMLSFRKDQAILAQEELLNANLVEEIAILSTCNRTELYIVSQFPKEVLIQWWLQAKNVSKAYQAYITTRDEIDALRHLMRTASGLESMILGEPQILGQVRQSYLSALENKYLLGHLGQFFEQALLAAKAIRRRTDIGKCPVSVAFSAAHLAKKHYLETLTDKTVLIIGAGETAQLVARHIFNMKPNRMIILNRTLDKAKLVAEKVKAEYQPLTKLPELLSCADLVISAVGAKEYIINSQLLNLLESSQLTKLLIDLSVPRSIDPNLNQLNSITLYGIDNLNQIIKENKQLRQKASLYAERLIDQMVDDYLEKLRYKARVHRIKALRKSTDQLALNELHKSLKRLDNGSDPYEVLTQLVHSLKNKWLHQPSISMRKAAVLGHDELLDNASELFGLDSDNQS
- a CDS encoding FKBP-type peptidyl-prolyl cis-trans isomerase; protein product: MKKLSLITAALSAIALSGSAFAATASNDASSTAFKTQMDKVSYTIGYKIGKSTKEQDINLNDSLFIQGFQAATKGTTPAISEADMQTVMQDFQKQMMQKALEKQKELADTNAKTSEAYMAKVTKESGVEKLTNGVYYKVDTKGTGKVMPTADDQVVVTYKGMLPDGKVFDQTQAGKTATFPVSGVIPGFKSALEKMTVGSSWTVYIAPDQAYGKYAPPMIGPNQALTFKVTLKDIKPATAAAKADIAKKVAQ
- the xth gene encoding exodeoxyribonuclease III — translated: MRIITFNANGIRAAARKGFFDWFEKQNADFLCIQETKAQRDQLDDPIYHPKGYYNYFFDAEKKGYSGVAIYSRIKPKNVITGLDIHWADTEGRYIQLDFENFSIASLYLPSGSSKDERQVIKMQFLEKYQSILEQQINDKDNMIICGDINIVHKEIDIKNFKSNQKNSGCLPEERAWLDYVFDEIGWVDAFRVVNTEKDQYTWWSNRGQARANNVGWRIDYQWTTPNLKSKIVDACVYKQQWFSDHAPLTLDYQFDVN